The following coding sequences lie in one Rhodohalobacter barkolensis genomic window:
- a CDS encoding RrF2 family transcriptional regulator, translating into MFSASCHYGLQAMFYIACHSSQKKNVELSEIAAEQNIPKHFLSKILQSLVKQKLLVSMKGPTGGFKLSKPADSIHIVDVVEAIDGLDIFTQCGIEHKECDENDPCPIHDEYHRIREEVFHLFKTKTLETMAEDLRNGNSLADFVKPPPQKK; encoded by the coding sequence ATGTTTTCAGCATCGTGTCATTACGGATTACAGGCGATGTTTTATATCGCCTGCCACTCGTCCCAGAAAAAAAATGTGGAATTGAGTGAAATCGCTGCTGAGCAAAATATTCCAAAGCACTTTTTAAGTAAGATTTTGCAATCTCTGGTTAAACAGAAACTGCTTGTTTCCATGAAGGGTCCCACAGGTGGATTCAAACTTAGCAAACCGGCCGATTCTATTCACATTGTGGATGTAGTTGAAGCCATTGATGGTCTGGACATTTTTACACAATGCGGAATTGAACACAAAGAGTGTGATGAAAATGATCCCTGCCCGATTCATGATGAGTACCACAGAATTCGGGAAGAGGTTTTTCATCTCTTTAAAACAAAAACGCTGGAGACAATGGCGGAGGATTTAAGGAATGGAAATTCATTAGCCGATTTTGTAAAACCTCCACCCCAAAAAAAGTAA
- a CDS encoding Dps family protein, whose protein sequence is MDIGIKESDRKKVAAKLQKLLADEHVIYIKTRNYHWNIKAANFAELHAFYEEQYGELEGVIDEIAERIRMIGFLSTGRMSEFLKLTELKEGKEITDSGEQVSNLMKDHESVIKYLRNCIRDFEDLNDMGSADFVTALMQQHEKMRWMLESFLPK, encoded by the coding sequence ATGGATATTGGAATAAAAGAATCAGACCGGAAGAAAGTCGCTGCCAAGCTCCAGAAATTGCTTGCGGACGAGCATGTGATCTATATCAAAACGCGGAACTATCACTGGAATATTAAGGCCGCAAATTTTGCTGAACTGCATGCATTTTACGAAGAGCAGTACGGTGAGCTTGAAGGTGTGATAGACGAAATCGCCGAGCGAATCCGAATGATTGGCTTTCTGAGTACCGGCAGAATGAGTGAATTTCTAAAACTGACAGAGCTTAAAGAAGGAAAAGAAATTACAGATTCAGGAGAGCAAGTCTCAAACCTGATGAAGGACCATGAGAGTGTTATAAAGTATCTTCGAAATTGTATTCGTGATTTTGAAGATCTGAATGATATGGGATCAGCTGATTTTGTGACAGCTCTTATGCAGCAGCATGAGAAGATGAGATGGATGCTGGAATCTTTCCTTCCAAAATAG
- a CDS encoding RrF2 family transcriptional regulator, translating to MFSTSCHYGLQAMIYIALHSTDGKNVDLGQIAEKQEIPKHFLSKILQLLVKNGLLNSMKGPTGGFSLSRPADDITLIEVIDAIDGLDVFTQCGIGFKKCDDDHPCPIHNEYKHVRNSIRELFETKTLLELSEDIKSGDSIVSLGKPLSKD from the coding sequence ATGTTCTCGACTTCATGTCACTATGGCTTGCAAGCCATGATTTATATAGCGCTGCATTCTACCGATGGTAAAAATGTTGACTTGGGCCAGATCGCAGAAAAACAGGAGATACCCAAGCATTTCCTCAGTAAAATTCTGCAGCTGCTGGTAAAAAATGGTTTGCTGAATTCAATGAAGGGTCCAACCGGAGGATTTAGTCTGAGCAGACCAGCAGACGACATCACGTTGATAGAAGTGATTGATGCAATTGATGGTCTGGATGTATTTACTCAGTGCGGAATAGGATTTAAAAAATGTGATGATGATCATCCATGCCCGATCCACAATGAGTATAAACATGTAAGAAATAGTATTCGTGAACTCTTTGAAACCAAAACGCTTCTTGAGCTATCTGAAGATATCAAGAGTGGGGATAGTATTGTAAGTTTGGGTAAACCACTGAGTAAGGATTAG
- a CDS encoding NADH-quinone oxidoreductase subunit N produces MVDNILNSIIHFYPEIAIVVTLCGIIVADLFVKRKGHTGGVILFGGMVVTAVLLLVQTGWNNSVFYEMIAVDPFALYFKLLLTLATLFVILFSMKSRELDEYSNRISEYYMLMAGMILGMFLMVSSTNLLLMYLAFEMTSISSYVLVGFTKKSDKSSEASMKYIIYGAVASGIMIYGISLLVGLTGATDIYAVNMALAGDLNQPLLLTISIIMIIAGLGFKLALVPFHFWAPDVYEGAPITITAYLSVASKIAALAMTIRFFRISFSDLSVADDGAIWSMLDVLNWNVILAVLAALAMVVGNLTALRQDNIKRMLAYSSIAHAGYIMMGFVILTNEGLSAIMIYVFVYLFMNLGAFYVAMLFSNQTGTESIEKYKGLGHRAPLMGVSMTVFLVALTGFPPTAGFIAKLYIFGAAISAGWFWLVLIAGITTVVSLFYYIRVVRNMFFYKPEEGAEKLEFDAGTKIILLLLLIPTLLFGVYFTPIFEMARESVQMFGM; encoded by the coding sequence ATGGTTGACAATATTTTAAATAGCATCATTCATTTCTACCCGGAGATTGCAATTGTGGTGACTCTTTGCGGGATTATTGTAGCAGATCTGTTTGTGAAACGAAAAGGGCATACCGGTGGAGTGATTCTGTTTGGCGGTATGGTAGTTACCGCAGTACTCCTACTGGTTCAGACGGGTTGGAATAACTCCGTTTTCTATGAAATGATTGCGGTTGACCCATTTGCACTCTATTTCAAGTTATTGCTAACTCTGGCTACTCTGTTTGTAATCCTTTTTTCAATGAAATCCCGTGAGCTGGATGAATACTCAAACCGGATCAGTGAATACTACATGCTGATGGCCGGAATGATATTGGGCATGTTTCTGATGGTAAGTTCAACAAATCTACTGTTGATGTACCTGGCTTTTGAGATGACCAGTATCAGTTCATATGTACTGGTTGGGTTTACTAAAAAATCGGATAAATCTTCCGAAGCATCCATGAAGTATATCATCTATGGTGCGGTGGCTTCAGGGATCATGATCTATGGTATTTCCCTTTTGGTTGGTTTGACCGGGGCAACGGATATTTATGCAGTCAATATGGCTTTGGCCGGTGATTTGAATCAACCCCTATTGCTGACGATTTCAATAATAATGATTATTGCAGGACTTGGCTTCAAGCTTGCCCTGGTACCGTTTCACTTTTGGGCACCGGATGTATATGAAGGTGCTCCAATAACCATTACAGCATATTTGTCTGTAGCCTCCAAAATTGCAGCCCTGGCTATGACAATCCGTTTCTTCCGGATTTCATTCTCTGATTTGAGTGTAGCTGATGATGGTGCTATCTGGAGTATGTTAGACGTCTTGAATTGGAATGTTATTCTGGCTGTTTTGGCAGCCTTGGCAATGGTTGTTGGTAATCTGACTGCACTACGGCAGGATAATATTAAGCGGATGCTGGCTTATTCCAGTATTGCTCATGCCGGATACATCATGATGGGTTTCGTCATCTTAACCAACGAAGGCTTATCAGCTATAATGATTTATGTGTTTGTTTACCTGTTTATGAACCTGGGAGCATTCTATGTGGCGATGCTATTCTCAAACCAAACGGGTACAGAATCAATTGAAAAGTATAAAGGACTGGGGCACCGCGCTCCGTTGATGGGAGTGTCTATGACCGTTTTTCTCGTGGCATTAACCGGTTTTCCACCCACGGCCGGATTTATCGCAAAGCTCTATATTTTTGGAGCTGCAATAAGTGCAGGTTGGTTCTGGTTGGTTCTGATTGCCGGAATCACCACTGTTGTGTCACTATTTTATTACATCCGGGTAGTACGAAATATGTTTTTCTACAAACCCGAAGAGGGCGCCGAAAAGCTTGAATTTGACGCCGGTACAAAGATTATTCTGTTGCTGTTGCTCATACCTACATTACTGTTTGGTGTCTACTTTACACCAATTTTTGAAATGGCGCGAGAATCCGTTCAAATGTTTGGAATGTAG
- a CDS encoding complex I subunit 4 family protein: protein MEFQLFGIGILTWIVFLPIVGMIIILLLPDQSKKAIRWTAATVTGLQVVLAGVIYSLFDRSMVGINEADSFQFVEQFNWITVDAVPWVGRIEINYFLGIDGLSVLMVILASIIGLIGVISSWNIEKMTKGYFALYLLLVTGMMGVFVSLDFFLFFIFWEVMLLPMYFLIGLWGGPRREYAAIKFFLYTFFGGVLMMLVMLALYFSVAYTDAATGESVHTFNLLHMMNPENYVDGSILSGVDTTWRYVAWLALFISFAIKIPLFPFHTWLPDAHVEAPTPISVILAGVLLKLGTYGILRISFPIFPDGTEYFVYLMAALGMISIIYGAFCAMAQDDFKKLIAYSSISHMGIVVIGIAALNTQGMVGGVLQMFNHGIITAVLFLAVGVLYDRTHTRGLYDFGGIANQMPKYTGIAMVGMFAALGLPGLNGFVSELFSFLGAFEAYRWIAIISVFGIIITAGYILWTVQRIYLGNLQEKHKTLEDLTLREMLAFVPLIILIILLGIYPAPAIELMNASLSHLVELVTQGV, encoded by the coding sequence ATGGAATTTCAATTGTTTGGCATCGGTATTTTGACATGGATTGTATTTCTCCCCATTGTGGGAATGATCATCATACTGCTCCTTCCGGATCAAAGTAAAAAAGCAATTCGATGGACGGCCGCCACAGTAACGGGGCTTCAGGTTGTGTTGGCCGGAGTGATCTACAGTCTGTTTGATCGATCGATGGTAGGCATCAATGAAGCAGATAGCTTTCAGTTTGTGGAACAGTTTAACTGGATCACTGTTGATGCGGTTCCATGGGTTGGCCGGATTGAAATCAACTATTTTCTGGGGATTGACGGACTGAGCGTTCTGATGGTGATTCTGGCATCTATTATCGGTCTGATTGGGGTTATATCATCCTGGAATATCGAGAAGATGACCAAAGGCTACTTTGCTCTCTACCTGCTGCTGGTAACCGGTATGATGGGTGTGTTTGTTTCGCTCGATTTCTTCCTCTTTTTCATCTTCTGGGAAGTGATGCTGTTGCCGATGTACTTCCTGATCGGACTTTGGGGCGGACCGAGACGCGAGTATGCCGCCATAAAGTTTTTCCTCTATACATTTTTCGGCGGAGTTTTGATGATGCTGGTGATGCTGGCTCTCTACTTCAGTGTGGCTTATACGGATGCGGCTACAGGTGAATCGGTACATACTTTTAACCTGCTGCACATGATGAACCCGGAAAATTATGTGGATGGGTCAATTCTCTCCGGTGTGGATACCACCTGGCGTTATGTAGCCTGGCTTGCTCTCTTTATCAGTTTTGCGATTAAGATTCCGCTCTTTCCATTTCACACGTGGCTGCCCGATGCCCACGTGGAAGCCCCCACTCCAATTAGTGTGATACTGGCCGGTGTACTGCTGAAACTGGGAACCTACGGCATCCTGAGAATCAGCTTCCCGATCTTTCCGGATGGAACCGAATATTTTGTCTATCTGATGGCGGCTCTGGGTATGATCAGTATTATTTACGGTGCATTCTGTGCGATGGCTCAGGACGATTTCAAGAAACTTATTGCATACTCCTCCATTAGTCACATGGGAATTGTAGTGATAGGTATTGCCGCTCTGAACACACAGGGTATGGTAGGCGGTGTACTGCAGATGTTTAACCACGGAATTATTACGGCCGTTCTATTCCTCGCGGTAGGCGTTCTTTACGATCGTACTCACACTCGCGGACTCTACGACTTTGGCGGCATTGCGAACCAGATGCCGAAGTATACAGGCATTGCGATGGTGGGGATGTTTGCTGCGCTGGGTCTACCCGGATTGAATGGATTTGTGAGTGAGCTATTCTCATTCCTGGGCGCATTTGAAGCTTACAGATGGATAGCCATTATCTCGGTATTTGGCATCATCATTACTGCGGGATATATCCTCTGGACAGTTCAAAGAATATACCTTGGAAATCTTCAGGAGAAGCATAAGACACTTGAGGATCTGACTCTGCGCGAAATGCTGGCATTTGTTCCGCTTATCATTCTGATCATTTTGCTTGGAATTTATCCTGCTCCTGCAATCGAATTGATGAATGCATCACTCAGTCACCTTGTGGAATTAGTGACCCAAGGAGTTTAA